One Punica granatum isolate Tunisia-2019 chromosome 3, ASM765513v2, whole genome shotgun sequence genomic window carries:
- the LOC116201278 gene encoding uncharacterized protein LOC116201278 isoform X1 produces the protein MEVDWSKLPEQLLDEISNRLTNLTDHVRFRAVCRGWANTSPPSRVPRQVPWALLPYIRDTDTRTFLSTSESKFYRFRSPEFLGKRCCGSSHGWLALVDGTPDISLYNPLSDEKILLPKLTTLPEVLNFREDHEDYLYRYYKGSQHTVDKEFMRDFFVYTVLLSESPALGCHRDCWAVLCYDIRGRRLAFCRLGDESWNVIENEPFKYIDLTFHKEKLYAIDSNRRIIICDLNFPQEITDIWLREEPSLKGCLNLTEIHGALVFAISLVEDMVDSDESEDDELCEALLRGDYDELYGSEDSDKGFPRIEYDHRVQNFLVFELDEDAKRLVKVNNLHGHALFLSFNCSMSLLASKVPKCRDNCIYFFENFEVKNGVYTKRGYELCCAKLNAGGIRQEVSLLLQNHDRRYLPLQDAWYTPSCTSNWMPHKIHESVVGESVIWIPNAKGSFSIKSNPPVDIHQRFSFLGPIEPRKWKAVLDANLPEWLQLTLWRVACGVLPSNFVSNRHSSIPELFCPLCHQVEESLEHLSLLCEFTQVAWRNSSWPLCTIALKDIKISDLVDVIAESGPMLGLYGIEAKKFILFVGMFIDQIWVLRNRAASTGSIPDPLNFTSMLKRIYEEHLQHWFFKRANCLPGAKWIPPPTGEVKVNFDVAMGFDFVTLALTCRDNKGRFLVAWAERIHSCDPFVAKAKAALMAVSIAIQSGFTNLVVEGDVPGIILPLQRWKFQPVSAISGFIGDIRILLASTESWCVKSTGLKGNIAAHNLACWAAFYGKTGSIPVPCLPPCVVYAEERKLEGTRNLGRKSRRDSMYKFPV, from the exons ATGGAAGTTGATTGGTCTAAGCTGCCCGAACAACTCCTAGATGAGATTTCCAACCGGCTAACCAACCTCACCGATCATGTTCGGTTCCGTGCTGTCTGCAGAGGCTGGGCAAATACAAGTCCTCCATCGAG GGTTCCTCGTCAAGTGCCGTGGGCGCTCCTTCCTTACATTCGTGACACAGATACTCGTACTTTTCTAAGCACTTCAGAGAGCAAATTCTACCGGTTCAGGTCACCCGAGTTTCTCGGCAAACGATGTTGTGGCTCGTCTCATGGTTGGTTGGCTTTAGTGGATGGAACTCCTGATATTTCACTCTACAACCCACTCAGTGATGAGAAAATTCTCCTCCCGAAGCTGACGACATTGCCTGAGGTTCTAAATTTCCGGGAAGACCATGAGGATTATCTCTACCGATATTATAAGGGGTCACAACACACCGTagacaaggagttcatgaGGGATTTCTTTGTTTACACTGTCCTCCTGTCAGAAAGTCCTGCTCTAGGTTGTCATCGGGATTGTTGGGCAGTGTTGTGCTACGATATAAGAGGGAGGAGATTAGCATTTTGTAGATTGGGGGATGAATCATGGAATGTCATAGAAAACGAACCATTTAAGTACATAGACTTAACCTTCCACAAGGAGAAACTATATGCAATAGATTCTAATAGAAGAATTATAATTTGTGACCTCAACTTTCCTCAAGAAATTACTGACATTTGGCTACGAGAAGAACCGTCTTTAAAAGGGTGTCTTAACTTGACTGAGATACATGGTGCTTTAGTATTTGCTATCTCTCTTGTGGAAGATATGGTTGATTCAGATGAGTCTGAGGACGATGAACTCTGTGAAGCACTGCTCCGTGGGGATTATGATGAGTTATACGGCAGTGAAGACTCCGATAAAGGCTTTCCTCGCATTGAATATGACCACAGAGTACAAAATTTTCTTGTCTTTGAGCTCGACGAGGATGCAAAAAGATTGGTGAAGGTTAACAATTTGCATGGTCATGCACTATTCTTGAGCTTCAATTGCTCCATGTCCTTGTTAGCCTCTAAAGTTCCAAAATGCAGAGACAACTGCATCTATTTTTTTGAGAATTTCGAGGTGAAAAATGGGGTCTACACAAAAAGAGGCTATGAATTATGCTGTGCCAAATTGAATGCGGGAGGTATTCGACAAGAGGTTTCACTTTTATTGCAAAATCACGATCGGCGTTACCTCCCATTGCAGGATGCTTGGTACACTCCGTCATGTACAT CAAACTGGATGCCCCATAAAATCCATGAGTCGGTGGTCGGAGAGTCAGTGATTTGGATTCCAAATGCAAAGGGCAGCTTCTCCATCAAATCGAATCCTCCAGTAGATATACACCAAAGATTTTCCTTCCTGGGCCCGATCGAACCCCGGAAATGGAAGGCTGTTTTGGATGCAAACTTGCCTGAGTGGCTACAATTGACACTGTGGAGGGTGGCTTGTGGAGTTCTACCATCGAATTTTGTCAGTAATCGACATTCCAGCATTCCAGAGTTATTCTGTCCGCTCTGCCATCAAGTGGAAGAGTCCTTGGagcatctctctctcttgtgTGAGTTCACCCAAGTGGCTTGGCGGAACTCTTCCTGGCCACTCTGCACTATAGCCTTGAAAGACATTAAAATATCGGACTTGGTTGATGTGATTGCTGAGTCAGGACCCATGCTAGGGCTCTATGGCATAGAGGCCAAGAAATTCATTCTCTTCGTAGGGATGTTCATCGATCAGATTTGGGTGCTTAGGAACAGAGCAGCTAGTACCGGGTCCATCCCTGATCCATTGAACTTCACTTCCATGCTCAAGAGAATCTATGAAGAGCACTTGCAACATTGGTTTTTCAAGAGGGCTAATTGTCTTCCTGGAGCTAAATGGATCCCTCCACCTACCGGTGAAGTCAAGGTCAATTTTGATGTGGCCATGGGTTTCGATTTTGTCACTCTAGCCTTGACTTGCAGGGACAATAAGGGGAGGTTCCTCGTAGCCTGGGCTGAACGAATCCACAGTTGTGATCCTTTTGTGGCAAAAGCTAAGGCTGCTCTGATGGCTGTGTCTATAGCTATCCAGTCGGGTTTTACTAACCTCGTTGTGGAAGGTGATGTTCCGGGCATTATCCTACCTCTGCAACGATGGAAATTCCAACCTGTGTCAGCAATCTCGGGCTTCATTGGCGA
- the LOC116201278 gene encoding uncharacterized protein LOC116201278 isoform X3 yields MEVDWSKLPEQLLDEISNRLTNLTDHVRFRAVCRGWANTSPPSRVPRQVPWALLPYIRDTDTRTFLSTSESKFYRFRSPEFLGKRCCGSSHGWLALVDGTPDISLYNPLSDEKILLPKLTTLPEVLNFREDHEDYLYRYYKGSQHTVDKEFMRDFFVYTVLLSESPALGCHRDCWAVLCYDIRGRRLAFCRLGDESWNVIENEPFKYIDLTFHKEKLYAIDSNRRIIICDLNFPQEITDIWLREEPSLKGCLNLTEIHGALVFAISLVEDMVDSDESEDDELCEALLRGDYDELYGSEDSDKGFPRIEYDHRVQNFLVFELDEDAKRLVKVNNLHGHALFLSFNCSMSLLASKVPKCRDNCIYFFENFEVKNGVYTKRGYELCCAKLNAGGIRQEVSLLLQNHDRRYLPLQDAWYTPSCTSNWMPHKIHESVVGESVIWIPNAKGSFSIKSNPPVDIHQRFSFLGPIEPRKWKAVLDANLPEWLQLTLWRVACGVLPSNFVSNRHSSIPELFCPLCHQVEESLEHLSLLCEFTQVAWRNSSWPLCTIALKDIKISDLVDVIAESGPMLGLYGIEAKKFILFVGMFIDQIWVLRNRAASTGSIPDPLNFTSMLKRIYEEHLQHWFFKRANCLPGAKWIPPPTGEVKVNFDVAMGFDFVTLALTCRDNKGRFLVAWAERIHSCDPFVAKAKAALMAVSIAIQSGFTNLVVEGDVPGIILPLQRWKFQPVSAISGFIGDIRILLASTESWCVKSTGLKGNIAAHNLACWAAFYGKVA; encoded by the exons ATGGAAGTTGATTGGTCTAAGCTGCCCGAACAACTCCTAGATGAGATTTCCAACCGGCTAACCAACCTCACCGATCATGTTCGGTTCCGTGCTGTCTGCAGAGGCTGGGCAAATACAAGTCCTCCATCGAG GGTTCCTCGTCAAGTGCCGTGGGCGCTCCTTCCTTACATTCGTGACACAGATACTCGTACTTTTCTAAGCACTTCAGAGAGCAAATTCTACCGGTTCAGGTCACCCGAGTTTCTCGGCAAACGATGTTGTGGCTCGTCTCATGGTTGGTTGGCTTTAGTGGATGGAACTCCTGATATTTCACTCTACAACCCACTCAGTGATGAGAAAATTCTCCTCCCGAAGCTGACGACATTGCCTGAGGTTCTAAATTTCCGGGAAGACCATGAGGATTATCTCTACCGATATTATAAGGGGTCACAACACACCGTagacaaggagttcatgaGGGATTTCTTTGTTTACACTGTCCTCCTGTCAGAAAGTCCTGCTCTAGGTTGTCATCGGGATTGTTGGGCAGTGTTGTGCTACGATATAAGAGGGAGGAGATTAGCATTTTGTAGATTGGGGGATGAATCATGGAATGTCATAGAAAACGAACCATTTAAGTACATAGACTTAACCTTCCACAAGGAGAAACTATATGCAATAGATTCTAATAGAAGAATTATAATTTGTGACCTCAACTTTCCTCAAGAAATTACTGACATTTGGCTACGAGAAGAACCGTCTTTAAAAGGGTGTCTTAACTTGACTGAGATACATGGTGCTTTAGTATTTGCTATCTCTCTTGTGGAAGATATGGTTGATTCAGATGAGTCTGAGGACGATGAACTCTGTGAAGCACTGCTCCGTGGGGATTATGATGAGTTATACGGCAGTGAAGACTCCGATAAAGGCTTTCCTCGCATTGAATATGACCACAGAGTACAAAATTTTCTTGTCTTTGAGCTCGACGAGGATGCAAAAAGATTGGTGAAGGTTAACAATTTGCATGGTCATGCACTATTCTTGAGCTTCAATTGCTCCATGTCCTTGTTAGCCTCTAAAGTTCCAAAATGCAGAGACAACTGCATCTATTTTTTTGAGAATTTCGAGGTGAAAAATGGGGTCTACACAAAAAGAGGCTATGAATTATGCTGTGCCAAATTGAATGCGGGAGGTATTCGACAAGAGGTTTCACTTTTATTGCAAAATCACGATCGGCGTTACCTCCCATTGCAGGATGCTTGGTACACTCCGTCATGTACAT CAAACTGGATGCCCCATAAAATCCATGAGTCGGTGGTCGGAGAGTCAGTGATTTGGATTCCAAATGCAAAGGGCAGCTTCTCCATCAAATCGAATCCTCCAGTAGATATACACCAAAGATTTTCCTTCCTGGGCCCGATCGAACCCCGGAAATGGAAGGCTGTTTTGGATGCAAACTTGCCTGAGTGGCTACAATTGACACTGTGGAGGGTGGCTTGTGGAGTTCTACCATCGAATTTTGTCAGTAATCGACATTCCAGCATTCCAGAGTTATTCTGTCCGCTCTGCCATCAAGTGGAAGAGTCCTTGGagcatctctctctcttgtgTGAGTTCACCCAAGTGGCTTGGCGGAACTCTTCCTGGCCACTCTGCACTATAGCCTTGAAAGACATTAAAATATCGGACTTGGTTGATGTGATTGCTGAGTCAGGACCCATGCTAGGGCTCTATGGCATAGAGGCCAAGAAATTCATTCTCTTCGTAGGGATGTTCATCGATCAGATTTGGGTGCTTAGGAACAGAGCAGCTAGTACCGGGTCCATCCCTGATCCATTGAACTTCACTTCCATGCTCAAGAGAATCTATGAAGAGCACTTGCAACATTGGTTTTTCAAGAGGGCTAATTGTCTTCCTGGAGCTAAATGGATCCCTCCACCTACCGGTGAAGTCAAGGTCAATTTTGATGTGGCCATGGGTTTCGATTTTGTCACTCTAGCCTTGACTTGCAGGGACAATAAGGGGAGGTTCCTCGTAGCCTGGGCTGAACGAATCCACAGTTGTGATCCTTTTGTGGCAAAAGCTAAGGCTGCTCTGATGGCTGTGTCTATAGCTATCCAGTCGGGTTTTACTAACCTCGTTGTGGAAGGTGATGTTCCGGGCATTATCCTACCTCTGCAACGATGGAAATTCCAACCTGTGTCAGCAATCTCGGGCTTCATTGGCGA
- the LOC116201278 gene encoding uncharacterized protein LOC116201278 isoform X2: MEVDWSKLPEQLLDEISNRLTNLTDHVRFRAVCRGWANTSPPSRVPRQVPWALLPYIRDTDTRTFLSTSESKFYRFRSPEFLGKRCCGSSHGWLALVDGTPDISLYNPLSDEKILLPKLTTLPEVLNFREDHEDYLYRYYKGSQHTVDKEFMRDFFVYTVLLSESPALGCHRDCWAVLCYDIRGRRLAFCRLGDESWNVIENEPFKYIDLTFHKEKLYAIDSNRRIIICDLNFPQEITDIWLREEPSLKGCLNLTEIHGALVFAISLVEDMVDSDESEDDELCEALLRGDYDELYGSEDSDKGFPRIEYDHRVQNFLVFELDEDAKRLVKVNNLHGHALFLSFNCSMSLLASKVPKCRDNCIYFFENFEVKNGVYTKRGYELCCAKLNAGGIRQEVSLLLQNHDRRYLPLQDAWYTPSCTSNWMPHKIHESVVGESVIWIPNAKGSFSIKSNPPVDIHQRFSFLGPIEPRKWKAVLDANLPEWLQLTLWRVACGVLPSNFVSNRHSSIPELFCPLCHQVEESLEHLSLLCEFTQVAWRNSSWPLCTIALKDIKISDLVDVIAESGPMLGLYGIEAKKFILFVGMFIDQIWVLRNRAASTGSIPDPLNFTSMLKRIYEEHLQHWFFKRANCLPGAKWIPPPTGEVKVNFDVAMGFDFVTLALTCRDNKGRFLVAWAERIHSCDPFVAKAKAALMAVSIAIQSGFTNLVVEGDVPGIILPLQRWKFQPVSAISGFIGDIRILLASTESWCVKSTGLKGNIAAHNLACWAAFYATLAGQV; this comes from the exons ATGGAAGTTGATTGGTCTAAGCTGCCCGAACAACTCCTAGATGAGATTTCCAACCGGCTAACCAACCTCACCGATCATGTTCGGTTCCGTGCTGTCTGCAGAGGCTGGGCAAATACAAGTCCTCCATCGAG GGTTCCTCGTCAAGTGCCGTGGGCGCTCCTTCCTTACATTCGTGACACAGATACTCGTACTTTTCTAAGCACTTCAGAGAGCAAATTCTACCGGTTCAGGTCACCCGAGTTTCTCGGCAAACGATGTTGTGGCTCGTCTCATGGTTGGTTGGCTTTAGTGGATGGAACTCCTGATATTTCACTCTACAACCCACTCAGTGATGAGAAAATTCTCCTCCCGAAGCTGACGACATTGCCTGAGGTTCTAAATTTCCGGGAAGACCATGAGGATTATCTCTACCGATATTATAAGGGGTCACAACACACCGTagacaaggagttcatgaGGGATTTCTTTGTTTACACTGTCCTCCTGTCAGAAAGTCCTGCTCTAGGTTGTCATCGGGATTGTTGGGCAGTGTTGTGCTACGATATAAGAGGGAGGAGATTAGCATTTTGTAGATTGGGGGATGAATCATGGAATGTCATAGAAAACGAACCATTTAAGTACATAGACTTAACCTTCCACAAGGAGAAACTATATGCAATAGATTCTAATAGAAGAATTATAATTTGTGACCTCAACTTTCCTCAAGAAATTACTGACATTTGGCTACGAGAAGAACCGTCTTTAAAAGGGTGTCTTAACTTGACTGAGATACATGGTGCTTTAGTATTTGCTATCTCTCTTGTGGAAGATATGGTTGATTCAGATGAGTCTGAGGACGATGAACTCTGTGAAGCACTGCTCCGTGGGGATTATGATGAGTTATACGGCAGTGAAGACTCCGATAAAGGCTTTCCTCGCATTGAATATGACCACAGAGTACAAAATTTTCTTGTCTTTGAGCTCGACGAGGATGCAAAAAGATTGGTGAAGGTTAACAATTTGCATGGTCATGCACTATTCTTGAGCTTCAATTGCTCCATGTCCTTGTTAGCCTCTAAAGTTCCAAAATGCAGAGACAACTGCATCTATTTTTTTGAGAATTTCGAGGTGAAAAATGGGGTCTACACAAAAAGAGGCTATGAATTATGCTGTGCCAAATTGAATGCGGGAGGTATTCGACAAGAGGTTTCACTTTTATTGCAAAATCACGATCGGCGTTACCTCCCATTGCAGGATGCTTGGTACACTCCGTCATGTACAT CAAACTGGATGCCCCATAAAATCCATGAGTCGGTGGTCGGAGAGTCAGTGATTTGGATTCCAAATGCAAAGGGCAGCTTCTCCATCAAATCGAATCCTCCAGTAGATATACACCAAAGATTTTCCTTCCTGGGCCCGATCGAACCCCGGAAATGGAAGGCTGTTTTGGATGCAAACTTGCCTGAGTGGCTACAATTGACACTGTGGAGGGTGGCTTGTGGAGTTCTACCATCGAATTTTGTCAGTAATCGACATTCCAGCATTCCAGAGTTATTCTGTCCGCTCTGCCATCAAGTGGAAGAGTCCTTGGagcatctctctctcttgtgTGAGTTCACCCAAGTGGCTTGGCGGAACTCTTCCTGGCCACTCTGCACTATAGCCTTGAAAGACATTAAAATATCGGACTTGGTTGATGTGATTGCTGAGTCAGGACCCATGCTAGGGCTCTATGGCATAGAGGCCAAGAAATTCATTCTCTTCGTAGGGATGTTCATCGATCAGATTTGGGTGCTTAGGAACAGAGCAGCTAGTACCGGGTCCATCCCTGATCCATTGAACTTCACTTCCATGCTCAAGAGAATCTATGAAGAGCACTTGCAACATTGGTTTTTCAAGAGGGCTAATTGTCTTCCTGGAGCTAAATGGATCCCTCCACCTACCGGTGAAGTCAAGGTCAATTTTGATGTGGCCATGGGTTTCGATTTTGTCACTCTAGCCTTGACTTGCAGGGACAATAAGGGGAGGTTCCTCGTAGCCTGGGCTGAACGAATCCACAGTTGTGATCCTTTTGTGGCAAAAGCTAAGGCTGCTCTGATGGCTGTGTCTATAGCTATCCAGTCGGGTTTTACTAACCTCGTTGTGGAAGGTGATGTTCCGGGCATTATCCTACCTCTGCAACGATGGAAATTCCAACCTGTGTCAGCAATCTCGGGCTTCATTGGCGA